GTCATTTTCATTGTCCAAAAAAACTTCATTTGAAGTGTTGGATTGATTTGAAACGCTCTGTATGcggtttacatttatattcgaaattgatttatttttgttggttTGCGTGCTGGAAGTTGATAATTTAGCAGGCCCATGCCTAGATGAAGAGTTCATAATGATCGGTGTGTGGGGCTATTAGTGTGGACGATAGCGGGCTTATCGCCCGTAGGCGCGGGTTTGGTTCACGATACTGTAATTGGGAAAGACTTTGTGCTaagatataggtatactttacCGAATAGTGATTTCACGTCGTAATTGCTATTTAACTCACTGCTATCGAGAGCTGTTAAAACGTATTGCGGAATACGTGTGACCACTACGGTGTCTGGACACGAACTGCAtggtattatctataattaaaaagatagATAATCATAACTTACCGTTTTGGGTTACCTATTAGTTACCACGGTCCACGggtatagtgaataatattgtgcACGAGAAAATACGTTCTATTATTAACATGCCTGGTTCGTAATTCGGTTTACACCATATTACTCCCCCTTACTAGTTACTAGTAAAAAGTGACTTCCGAGCATCGAGCTATTTATTAGTCTGATAACTGTTGTCTTTATCTACCACTCTTAACCTACttgtaattgaatattttgttcgTCTGCTTAAGTGTCTTCTGTAATTGTCAATTGGCATagtatcattaatttaaaatatgtgtagcGAAGaagaagatatttatttaacaccgGCCAAattaacagttaaaaaaacaataaaacacagGGCACAGAAGTTTCGGCCAGAATGGCTTAATGTTgacgagttaaaaaaatggttGTGTCCTGTTAATGACGATCCCTTTAAAGCAAAGTGTAAGTTATGCAATTGTACAATGGTCGCTGAGTTGACGAACAAAGTCGCACGGTAAAGGGAATAGTCACAGGAAAATCGTAGCTTGTaaggaagtaaaaaaaaaaccatgtaAAACAGTAGCATATTTTACTACAACTAAAACTGACTCGAAGTTTGATGTTCAAGTTAAGTCGGCAGAGATCAAACTAACAGCGTTTATTGCCGAACATAAAATAGCATTTTTAGCTGCAGACCACCTTGTTGATGTTTTGAAAAGTTGTTTTCCTAATTCAAACAtagctaaaaatttaaaaatgaagagGACCAAAGTAACTACCATCACAACAAATCGCCCATCCGGAAGAAAAACGACACAATTCAAAAAGTGCTATTTTTCAGGAGAGTggattaaactttttttgtttt
This genomic stretch from Rhopalosiphum maidis isolate BTI-1 chromosome 3, ASM367621v3, whole genome shotgun sequence harbors:
- the LOC113555927 gene encoding LOW QUALITY PROTEIN: uncharacterized protein LOC113555927 (The sequence of the model RefSeq protein was modified relative to this genomic sequence to represent the inferred CDS: inserted 2 bases in 1 codon) encodes the protein MCSEEEDIYLTPAKLTVKKTIKHRAQKFRPEWLNVDELKKWLCPVNDDPFKAKCKLCNCTMVAELTNXKSHGKGNSHRKIVACKEVKKKPCKTVAYFTTTKTDSKFDVQVKSAEIKLTAFIAEHKIAFLAADHLVDVLKSCFPNSNIAKNLKMKRTKVTTITTNRPSGRKTTQFKNK